The Bombus terrestris chromosome 4, iyBomTerr1.2, whole genome shotgun sequence genome has a window encoding:
- the LOC100651181 gene encoding uncharacterized protein LOC100651181 isoform X1 has product MLELVERKANGISWPSCRGQNLESLGKDPKGIFFLRRDRACPREKRWRRENGGLLCSLGQLRCNDSYTPDTVGTWKFHRVSRPSHEGMSTGVGDGAGGGGGVQGSGGGRNTPPHGSPTPMDKATLKVHLPNGGFNVVKFGDAIDVRGIISLVTSRLSVGTRHYRNLYAMRLHHPGSGESYWLHQDTTMYQVQEKYEKKHPHCEWRYELRVRYLPQNLNDLYEKDKVTFYYYYDQVRNDYLCANHSALDQDVAVQLCCLEIRYFFKDMPQVALDKKSNLEYLEREVGLHKFLPRSVLNGMKPKALRKLIQQHFKKVAALSELECMFKFFDLLRAYYRFDQERFICALGSSWSIPVELVIGPDLGISYMAHRGGTVPTRMAEFSQIQSIQTLVSDCKEHAKACIKLRVAGAAETLSITCSSLDQAESLADLIDGYCRLITGSNTSLWNRKAASWKNYPCPCKDAHPPKYRQEGSNSPEKNVSKTGTILSEDYAEIVDEEGDYSTPATRDYEIVRNQVELGEIIGEGQFGNVHKGSYKGRDNQVIPVAVKTCKVDADLATSEKFLEEAYIMQQFEHPHIIRLIGVCSEAPIWLVMELAKLGEMRAYLQSNKHRLDLATLLLYTFQLSTALSYLESKKFVHRDIAARNVLVSAHNSVKLADFGLSRWVEDQSYYTASRCKLPIKWMAPESINFRRFTTSSDVWMFGVCMWEILMLGVKPFQGVKNNEVIRKLENGERLALPNHCPPRLYSLMSQCWSYEPSKRPTFKEIRETLHEILLEEKHQQQETMRRENRRVQAMSWGADDVPPPKPSRQPQNTTDQSQLTAAAPVSTYIVAQSPEVLAQLLKDNQTRGVCPSVYTTPASPFNTLAVQFQDEEQVLTTALVSDLPFFDSATSEPSASHDTHSGDSTLSDTNLDSLDSSDTPLMSSLNISDATQAQSPAANRKQQKVKEMQNLYAVSSKVVGSITGDLYSPVQKFTTSSAIPATTSVATCGEIYGPVANFTQSSAIVGNLSQSPSVGGNFGENPGNFGPSSLNSIVGLNNQNHSSNFGQFSANNTNQTFGVAQPVSQNSSCIQNPVTAVAYPRVPIVSSTSAAVPGSNTECLYGPVLKFRAQNIQNQNISDLKPVNVSVGSAIPNSRSNLAHTSAPGQNLQAQPMHTQNYQHQQIYSNISHPGTQPMYMSQSQNVQNIQKQNPIHQPVSYIPTQHTNQQNQATGANPIYTAQTASVTVVQAQKIQGPVYVQQIQAGIASHVPSAQAMNMNQQLSFEIAQSHPVQMHFATSGGSVQPTSQQHMHPSTSNIVMGQQSTSVIATQHAPTQCNVSNLSATMANATQYLPQPVMQAGIIRSSTPQIATGVAKITTFVNQKQDEQLTSSTDGTLSGSLISSAVSDSTMSSSSSMTEEAQQDQRTIQSQFDNITENFNSGIDDEQKLLEQRLLEQQRQSEEDSRWLAREEKRLSIATSGDESASPPIPRSVTQSPNHEQHSANTGSIGSDKSTEKVIVVKKMEPTPTADLDRTNDKVYDCTTSVVRAVMSLSQGVQQSKADQYLELVRKVGIELKALLSSVDVLMDILPTSAHREVEMAHKVLSKDMAELVNAMKQAQKYSATTLDAEYRKGMLSAAHILAMDAKNLLDVIDSIRIRYPYVEGQICQKQNHISTSQESMPESRIRSSQSGEHFLRRSQSSERQGTTFRQSQSGDLLHRMGQSVDRSLQGSQTDVSSSSSLERRHHIVTNSLERNSTTRRQMTTNSLERKRPSLSCNISPMNNSVNLPPMVPVTCNLVQTVGPVIHPSQTVTTGINQQSVFAPNNKTTNESATTDS; this is encoded by the exons ATGCTGGAGCTGGTGGAACGCAAAGCCAACGGAATCTCGTGGCCGAGCTGCCGCGGCCAAAACTTGGAATCATTGGGCAAAGATCCCAAGGGGATTTTTTTTCTCCGGCGAGACAGAGCATGTCCTCGGGAGAAACGATGGAGAAGAGAGAACGGGGGTTTGCTATGCTCCCTGGGGCAATTGAGATGCAACGACTCCTACACACCTGACACCGTTGGCACGTGGAAATTTCACAGGGTGTCTCGTCCGAG CCATGAGGGGATGAGCACTGGCGTAGGAGATGGAGCTGGAGGTGGCGGTGGCGTGCAGGGAAGCGGCGGCGGAAGAAACACGCCGCCCCATGGATCGCCCACCCCCATGGACAAGGCGACTCTAAAGGTCCATCTGCCTAACG GTGGTTTCAACGTTGTTAAATTCGGTGATGCGATCGATGTGAGGGGCATCATCTCTTTAGTAACTAGTCGATTATCAGTTGGAACTAGACACTATAGAAACCTTTACGCCATGAGACTGCATCACCCTGGGTCGGGGGAGAGTTACTGGTTGCATCAAGACACAACCATGTATCAG GTTCAAGAAAAGTACGAGAAAAAACATCCTCACTGCGAGTGGAGGTACGAACTGAGGGTGCGATACTTGCCACAGAACCTGAATGATCTATATGAAAAGGATAAAGTGACCTTCTACTATTACTACGATCAG GTTCGAAACGATTATCTCTGCGCAAACCACTCAGCTCTCGATCAGGACGTGGCGGTACAACTATGTTGTCTTGAGATTCGCTACTTCTTCAAAGACATGCCACAGGTCGCGCTCGACAAGAAGAGCAATCTCGAGTACCTAGAGAGAGAG GTTGGTCTACACAAGTTCTTACCGCGCTCCGTGTTGAATGGCATGAAACCAAAGGCACTACGCAAGTTAATACAGCAGCATTTCAAAAAAGTTGCAGCATTGTCTGAGCTGGAATGCATGTTCAAGTTCTTTGATCTCTTGCGCGCGTATTACAGATTCGATCAGGAAAGATTTATATGCGCTTTGGGG TCCAGCTGGTCTATACCTGTAGAACTAGTCATTGGACCAGATTTAGGCATATCTTACATGGCTCACAGAGGAGGAACGGTG cCAACAAGAATGGCAGAGTTCTCTCAAATACAATCTATTCAAACGTTGGTATCGGACTGTAAAGAACATGCAAAAGCGTGTATTAAATTAAGAGTAGCTGGAGCAGCAGAAACGCTTAGTATAACTTGCTCGAGTCTAGATCAAGCGGAAAGTCTTGCGGATTTAATCGATGGGTACTGTAGGCTAATTACTGGAAGCAATACCTCGTTATGGAACAGAAAAG CTGCATCGTGGAAAAACTATCCCTGTCCATGCAAAG ATGCTCATCCACCAAAGTACAGACAAGAGGGATCCAATAGTCCGGAGAAAAACGTAAGCAAAACGGGAACAATTTTATCAGAGGACTACGCAGAAATCGTAGACGAAGAAGGAGACTATTCAACGCCAGCTA ctAGAGATTATGAGATAGTCAGGAATCAAGTGGAACTAGGTGAAATCATTGGAGAGGGCCAGTTTGGCAATGTACATAAAGGTTCTTATAAAGGACGGGACAATCAAGTAATACCTGTAGCAGTTAAAACCTGTAAAGTCGATGCAGATCTTGCAACTTCGGAAAAATTTCTCGAAGAAGCCT ATATAATGCAACAATTCGAACATCCTCATATCATAAGACTCATAGGAGTATGTTCCGAAGCGCCAATTTGGTTGGTGATGGAATTGGCCAAATTAGGGGAGATGCGAGCTTATCTACAATCGAACAAACACCGTTTGGACCTCGCCACTCTTCTACTTTACACCTTTCAATTGAGCACTGCCTTATCGTATCTTGAGAGCAAGAAATTTGTACACAG agATATTGCTGCAAGAAATGTACTAGTCTCTGCACACAATTCCGTAAAATTAGCAGACTTTGGTCTTAGTAGATGGGTGGAAGATCAAAGTTATTATACAGCGAGTAGATGTAAGTTACCTATTAAATGGATGGCACCGGAGAGTATTAATTTTCGAAGATTTACAACGTCGTCTGACGTTTGGATGTTTG GTGTATGCATGTGGGAAATTTTAATGTTAGGTGTAAAACCGTTCCAAGGTGTAAAAAATAACGAAGTGATTCGTAAATTAGAGAACGGAGAAAGACTTGCGTTACCGAATCATTGTCCTCCGCGATTATATTCTTTGATGTCTCAGTGCTGGAGTTATGAACCCAGTAAACGTCCGACGTTTAAAGAAATCAGAGAAACGTTACA TGAAATTTTATTGGAAGAAAAACATCAGCAACAAGAAACGATGAGACGAGAGAACAGAAGAGTGCAAGCTATGTCTTGGG GTGCAGACGATGTACCACCACCTAAACCTTCGAGGCAACCGCAAAACACAACAGATCAATCTCAGCTAACCGCTGCAGCGCCGGTTTCGACATATATCGTGGCGCAAAGCCCCGAGGTTCTTGCACAACTTCTCAAGGATAATCAAACTAGGGGGGTATGTCCCTCCGTCTACACAACACCCGCCTCACCTTTCAATACCTTAGCCGTACAATTTCAAGACGAAGAGCAAGTCTTAACTACCGCCTTAGTTTCAGATCTACCCTTTTTCGATTCAGCCACCTCAGAACCTTCTGCCTCTCACGATACTCATTCAGGAGATTCCACTTTGTCCGACACTAATTTAGATTCCCTTGATTCCTCGGACACTCCTCTCATGTCGAGCCTTAATATTTCAGACGCGACACAAGCTCAATCCCCCGCTGCCAATAGAAAGCAGCAGAAGGTTAAAGAGATGCAAAATTTGTACGCGGTTAGTTCAAAAGTCGTTGGTAGCATTACTGGAGATTTGTATTCTCCCGTGCAAAAATTCACAACGTCCAGTGCTATTCCTGCTACAACTAGTGTAGCTACTTGTGGCGAAATATACGGGCCTGTCGCTAATTTCACGCAAAGTTCTGCCATCGTTGGTAATCTTAGTCAGAGTCCCAGCGTAGGTGGTAATTTTGGTGAAAATCCTGGAAACTTTGGGCCTAGTAGTTTAAATAGTATCGTAGGATTGAACAATCAAAACCACTCGTCAAATTTTGGCCAATTTTCTGCTAATAACACGAATCAAACATTCGGTGTTGCTCAACCGGTAAGCCAAAATTCTAGTTGCATACAAAATCCTGTCACTGCCGTCGCGTATCCTCGTGTACCGATCGTTAGTTCGACCAGTGCTGCTGTTCCTGGGTCAAATACGGAATGTTTGTACGGACCGGTACTGAAATTTCGAGCGCAAAACATTCAGAATCAAAATATCTCTGATTTGAAACCCGTAAACGTATCGGTTGGATCTGCCATACCAAATTCGAGAAGCAATTTAGCACACACTTCGGCTCCAGGACAAAATCTACAAGCACAGCCGATGCACACCCAGAATTATCAGCATCAGCAAATCTATTCGAACATTAGCCATCCAGGAACGCAACCAATGTACATGTCACAGTCGCAGAACGTTCAAAACATCCAAAAACAAAATCCCATTCATCAACCCGTTTCTTACATCCCAACACAACATACGAATCAGCAAAATCAAGCGACAGGTGCTAACCCAATTTACACGGCACAAACGGCTTCAGTTACGGTGGTGCAAGCTCAGAAGATTCAGGGCCCCGTATATGTACAACAAATTCAAGCTGGGATTGCGAGTCACGTACCGAGCGCTCAAGCAATGAACATGAATCAGCAATTGTCTTTTGAAATAGCACAAAGTCATCCCGTTCAAATGCATTTCGCCACATCAGGTGGTTCAGTTCAACCCACTAGCCAGCAACATATGCATCCAAGCACATCTAACATTGTAATGGGGCAACAATCGACTTCTGTTATCGCCACGCAGCATGCTCCGACACAATGCAACGTATCAAATCTGTCAGCAACCATGGCGAACGCAACACAGTATTTACCACAACCGGTGATGCAGGCAGGAATCATAAGATCAAGCACTCCTCAGATAGCAACTGGTGTTGCAAAAATTACTACATTCGTAAACCAAAAACAAGACGAACAATTGACAAGCTCGACAGATGGTACACTCTCTGGATCACTGATATCTTCCGCTGTCAGTGATAGCACAATGTCATCGAGCAGCTCGATGACAGAGGAGGCACAGCAAGATCAG AGAACCATACAATCACAGTTCGATAACATTACAGAAAATTTCAACAGTGGAATTGACGATGAACAAAAATTATTAGAACAACGACTTTTGGAACAGCAACGCCAGTCGGAAGAAGATAGTCGTTGGTTGGCAAGGGAAGAG AAACGTCTGTCCATTGCGACAAGTGGAGACGAAAGCGCGAGTCCACCAATTCCCCGTTCAGTTACACAATCACCAAATCATGAACAACATAGTGCTAATACCGGTTCTATAGGTTCCGATAAAAGTACCGAAAAAGTAATTGTGGTGAAG aaaatggaACCAACACCAACTGCCGATCTAGATAGAACGAACGATAAAGTATATGATTGTACCACCAGTGTAGTTCGTGCTGTGATGTCTTTATCTCAAG GTGTCCAACAAAGCAAAGCTGACCAATATTTGGAATTAGTACGTAAAGTGGGTATCGAATTAAAGGCCTTACTTTCATCTGTAGATGTTCTGATGGACATATTACCTACATCTGCTCATCGAGAAGTAGAAATGGCGCATAAAGTTCTTAGTAAGGATATGGCAGAACTTGTAAATGCCATGAAACAAGCTCAGAAATACAGTGCTACTACTTTGGATGCAGAATACCGAAA AGGAATGCTATCAGCAGCACATATTTTAGCAATGGACGCAAAAAATCTTTTAGATGTAATCGATTCGATACGCATTCGATATCCATACGTAGAAGGTCAAATTTGCCAAAAGCAAAATCATATTAGTACTTCACAAGAATCAATGCCAGAAAGTCGTATTCGTTCCAGTCAATCTGGAGAACATTTCCTAAGGAGAAGTCAGTCGAGTGAACGTCAAGGTACAACATTCAGACAGAGTCAAAGCGGTGATCTTCTACATAGAATGGGGCAATCCGTTGATCGTTCGTTGCAG GGTAGCCAAACTGATGTTAGCAGTAGTTCTAGTTTAGAAAGAAGGCATCATATCGTCACTAATAGTCTCGAACGTAATTCAACAACAAGACGACAAATGACCACAAATAgcttagaaagaaaaagaccaTCGTTATCTTGTAATATCAGCCCTATGAATAATTCGGTTAATCTGCCACCAATGGTACCAGTTACCTGTAATTTAGTCCAAACAGTTGGACCTGTCATTCATCCAAGTCAAACAGTAACAACAGGTATTAATCAACAGTCAGTGTTTGCACCTAATAATAAAACGACAAATGAAAGTGCAACAACTGATAGCTAA
- the LOC100651181 gene encoding uncharacterized protein LOC100651181 isoform X2 has protein sequence MLELVERKANGISWPSCRGQNLESLGKDPKGIFFLRRDRACPREKRWRRENGGLLCSLGQLRCNDSYTPDTVGTWKFHRVSRPSHEGMSTGVGDGAGGGGGVQGSGGGRNTPPHGSPTPMDKATLKVHLPNGGFNVVKFGDAIDVRGIISLVTSRLSVGTRHYRNLYAMRLHHPGSGESYWLHQDTTMYQVQEKYEKKHPHCEWRYELRVRYLPQNLNDLYEKDKVTFYYYYDQVRNDYLCANHSALDQDVAVQLCCLEIRYFFKDMPQVALDKKSNLEYLEREVGLHKFLPRSVLNGMKPKALRKLIQQHFKKVAALSELECMFKFFDLLRAYYRFDQERFICALGSSWSIPVELVIGPDLGISYMAHRGGTVPTRMAEFSQIQSIQTLVSDCKEHAKACIKLRVAGAAETLSITCSSLDQAESLADLIDGYCRLITGSNTSLWNRKDAHPPKYRQEGSNSPEKNVSKTGTILSEDYAEIVDEEGDYSTPATRDYEIVRNQVELGEIIGEGQFGNVHKGSYKGRDNQVIPVAVKTCKVDADLATSEKFLEEAYIMQQFEHPHIIRLIGVCSEAPIWLVMELAKLGEMRAYLQSNKHRLDLATLLLYTFQLSTALSYLESKKFVHRDIAARNVLVSAHNSVKLADFGLSRWVEDQSYYTASRCKLPIKWMAPESINFRRFTTSSDVWMFGVCMWEILMLGVKPFQGVKNNEVIRKLENGERLALPNHCPPRLYSLMSQCWSYEPSKRPTFKEIRETLHEILLEEKHQQQETMRRENRRVQAMSWGADDVPPPKPSRQPQNTTDQSQLTAAAPVSTYIVAQSPEVLAQLLKDNQTRGVCPSVYTTPASPFNTLAVQFQDEEQVLTTALVSDLPFFDSATSEPSASHDTHSGDSTLSDTNLDSLDSSDTPLMSSLNISDATQAQSPAANRKQQKVKEMQNLYAVSSKVVGSITGDLYSPVQKFTTSSAIPATTSVATCGEIYGPVANFTQSSAIVGNLSQSPSVGGNFGENPGNFGPSSLNSIVGLNNQNHSSNFGQFSANNTNQTFGVAQPVSQNSSCIQNPVTAVAYPRVPIVSSTSAAVPGSNTECLYGPVLKFRAQNIQNQNISDLKPVNVSVGSAIPNSRSNLAHTSAPGQNLQAQPMHTQNYQHQQIYSNISHPGTQPMYMSQSQNVQNIQKQNPIHQPVSYIPTQHTNQQNQATGANPIYTAQTASVTVVQAQKIQGPVYVQQIQAGIASHVPSAQAMNMNQQLSFEIAQSHPVQMHFATSGGSVQPTSQQHMHPSTSNIVMGQQSTSVIATQHAPTQCNVSNLSATMANATQYLPQPVMQAGIIRSSTPQIATGVAKITTFVNQKQDEQLTSSTDGTLSGSLISSAVSDSTMSSSSSMTEEAQQDQRTIQSQFDNITENFNSGIDDEQKLLEQRLLEQQRQSEEDSRWLAREEKRLSIATSGDESASPPIPRSVTQSPNHEQHSANTGSIGSDKSTEKVIVVKKMEPTPTADLDRTNDKVYDCTTSVVRAVMSLSQGVQQSKADQYLELVRKVGIELKALLSSVDVLMDILPTSAHREVEMAHKVLSKDMAELVNAMKQAQKYSATTLDAEYRKGMLSAAHILAMDAKNLLDVIDSIRIRYPYVEGQICQKQNHISTSQESMPESRIRSSQSGEHFLRRSQSSERQGTTFRQSQSGDLLHRMGQSVDRSLQGSQTDVSSSSSLERRHHIVTNSLERNSTTRRQMTTNSLERKRPSLSCNISPMNNSVNLPPMVPVTCNLVQTVGPVIHPSQTVTTGINQQSVFAPNNKTTNESATTDS, from the exons ATGCTGGAGCTGGTGGAACGCAAAGCCAACGGAATCTCGTGGCCGAGCTGCCGCGGCCAAAACTTGGAATCATTGGGCAAAGATCCCAAGGGGATTTTTTTTCTCCGGCGAGACAGAGCATGTCCTCGGGAGAAACGATGGAGAAGAGAGAACGGGGGTTTGCTATGCTCCCTGGGGCAATTGAGATGCAACGACTCCTACACACCTGACACCGTTGGCACGTGGAAATTTCACAGGGTGTCTCGTCCGAG CCATGAGGGGATGAGCACTGGCGTAGGAGATGGAGCTGGAGGTGGCGGTGGCGTGCAGGGAAGCGGCGGCGGAAGAAACACGCCGCCCCATGGATCGCCCACCCCCATGGACAAGGCGACTCTAAAGGTCCATCTGCCTAACG GTGGTTTCAACGTTGTTAAATTCGGTGATGCGATCGATGTGAGGGGCATCATCTCTTTAGTAACTAGTCGATTATCAGTTGGAACTAGACACTATAGAAACCTTTACGCCATGAGACTGCATCACCCTGGGTCGGGGGAGAGTTACTGGTTGCATCAAGACACAACCATGTATCAG GTTCAAGAAAAGTACGAGAAAAAACATCCTCACTGCGAGTGGAGGTACGAACTGAGGGTGCGATACTTGCCACAGAACCTGAATGATCTATATGAAAAGGATAAAGTGACCTTCTACTATTACTACGATCAG GTTCGAAACGATTATCTCTGCGCAAACCACTCAGCTCTCGATCAGGACGTGGCGGTACAACTATGTTGTCTTGAGATTCGCTACTTCTTCAAAGACATGCCACAGGTCGCGCTCGACAAGAAGAGCAATCTCGAGTACCTAGAGAGAGAG GTTGGTCTACACAAGTTCTTACCGCGCTCCGTGTTGAATGGCATGAAACCAAAGGCACTACGCAAGTTAATACAGCAGCATTTCAAAAAAGTTGCAGCATTGTCTGAGCTGGAATGCATGTTCAAGTTCTTTGATCTCTTGCGCGCGTATTACAGATTCGATCAGGAAAGATTTATATGCGCTTTGGGG TCCAGCTGGTCTATACCTGTAGAACTAGTCATTGGACCAGATTTAGGCATATCTTACATGGCTCACAGAGGAGGAACGGTG cCAACAAGAATGGCAGAGTTCTCTCAAATACAATCTATTCAAACGTTGGTATCGGACTGTAAAGAACATGCAAAAGCGTGTATTAAATTAAGAGTAGCTGGAGCAGCAGAAACGCTTAGTATAACTTGCTCGAGTCTAGATCAAGCGGAAAGTCTTGCGGATTTAATCGATGGGTACTGTAGGCTAATTACTGGAAGCAATACCTCGTTATGGAACAGAAAAG ATGCTCATCCACCAAAGTACAGACAAGAGGGATCCAATAGTCCGGAGAAAAACGTAAGCAAAACGGGAACAATTTTATCAGAGGACTACGCAGAAATCGTAGACGAAGAAGGAGACTATTCAACGCCAGCTA ctAGAGATTATGAGATAGTCAGGAATCAAGTGGAACTAGGTGAAATCATTGGAGAGGGCCAGTTTGGCAATGTACATAAAGGTTCTTATAAAGGACGGGACAATCAAGTAATACCTGTAGCAGTTAAAACCTGTAAAGTCGATGCAGATCTTGCAACTTCGGAAAAATTTCTCGAAGAAGCCT ATATAATGCAACAATTCGAACATCCTCATATCATAAGACTCATAGGAGTATGTTCCGAAGCGCCAATTTGGTTGGTGATGGAATTGGCCAAATTAGGGGAGATGCGAGCTTATCTACAATCGAACAAACACCGTTTGGACCTCGCCACTCTTCTACTTTACACCTTTCAATTGAGCACTGCCTTATCGTATCTTGAGAGCAAGAAATTTGTACACAG agATATTGCTGCAAGAAATGTACTAGTCTCTGCACACAATTCCGTAAAATTAGCAGACTTTGGTCTTAGTAGATGGGTGGAAGATCAAAGTTATTATACAGCGAGTAGATGTAAGTTACCTATTAAATGGATGGCACCGGAGAGTATTAATTTTCGAAGATTTACAACGTCGTCTGACGTTTGGATGTTTG GTGTATGCATGTGGGAAATTTTAATGTTAGGTGTAAAACCGTTCCAAGGTGTAAAAAATAACGAAGTGATTCGTAAATTAGAGAACGGAGAAAGACTTGCGTTACCGAATCATTGTCCTCCGCGATTATATTCTTTGATGTCTCAGTGCTGGAGTTATGAACCCAGTAAACGTCCGACGTTTAAAGAAATCAGAGAAACGTTACA TGAAATTTTATTGGAAGAAAAACATCAGCAACAAGAAACGATGAGACGAGAGAACAGAAGAGTGCAAGCTATGTCTTGGG GTGCAGACGATGTACCACCACCTAAACCTTCGAGGCAACCGCAAAACACAACAGATCAATCTCAGCTAACCGCTGCAGCGCCGGTTTCGACATATATCGTGGCGCAAAGCCCCGAGGTTCTTGCACAACTTCTCAAGGATAATCAAACTAGGGGGGTATGTCCCTCCGTCTACACAACACCCGCCTCACCTTTCAATACCTTAGCCGTACAATTTCAAGACGAAGAGCAAGTCTTAACTACCGCCTTAGTTTCAGATCTACCCTTTTTCGATTCAGCCACCTCAGAACCTTCTGCCTCTCACGATACTCATTCAGGAGATTCCACTTTGTCCGACACTAATTTAGATTCCCTTGATTCCTCGGACACTCCTCTCATGTCGAGCCTTAATATTTCAGACGCGACACAAGCTCAATCCCCCGCTGCCAATAGAAAGCAGCAGAAGGTTAAAGAGATGCAAAATTTGTACGCGGTTAGTTCAAAAGTCGTTGGTAGCATTACTGGAGATTTGTATTCTCCCGTGCAAAAATTCACAACGTCCAGTGCTATTCCTGCTACAACTAGTGTAGCTACTTGTGGCGAAATATACGGGCCTGTCGCTAATTTCACGCAAAGTTCTGCCATCGTTGGTAATCTTAGTCAGAGTCCCAGCGTAGGTGGTAATTTTGGTGAAAATCCTGGAAACTTTGGGCCTAGTAGTTTAAATAGTATCGTAGGATTGAACAATCAAAACCACTCGTCAAATTTTGGCCAATTTTCTGCTAATAACACGAATCAAACATTCGGTGTTGCTCAACCGGTAAGCCAAAATTCTAGTTGCATACAAAATCCTGTCACTGCCGTCGCGTATCCTCGTGTACCGATCGTTAGTTCGACCAGTGCTGCTGTTCCTGGGTCAAATACGGAATGTTTGTACGGACCGGTACTGAAATTTCGAGCGCAAAACATTCAGAATCAAAATATCTCTGATTTGAAACCCGTAAACGTATCGGTTGGATCTGCCATACCAAATTCGAGAAGCAATTTAGCACACACTTCGGCTCCAGGACAAAATCTACAAGCACAGCCGATGCACACCCAGAATTATCAGCATCAGCAAATCTATTCGAACATTAGCCATCCAGGAACGCAACCAATGTACATGTCACAGTCGCAGAACGTTCAAAACATCCAAAAACAAAATCCCATTCATCAACCCGTTTCTTACATCCCAACACAACATACGAATCAGCAAAATCAAGCGACAGGTGCTAACCCAATTTACACGGCACAAACGGCTTCAGTTACGGTGGTGCAAGCTCAGAAGATTCAGGGCCCCGTATATGTACAACAAATTCAAGCTGGGATTGCGAGTCACGTACCGAGCGCTCAAGCAATGAACATGAATCAGCAATTGTCTTTTGAAATAGCACAAAGTCATCCCGTTCAAATGCATTTCGCCACATCAGGTGGTTCAGTTCAACCCACTAGCCAGCAACATATGCATCCAAGCACATCTAACATTGTAATGGGGCAACAATCGACTTCTGTTATCGCCACGCAGCATGCTCCGACACAATGCAACGTATCAAATCTGTCAGCAACCATGGCGAACGCAACACAGTATTTACCACAACCGGTGATGCAGGCAGGAATCATAAGATCAAGCACTCCTCAGATAGCAACTGGTGTTGCAAAAATTACTACATTCGTAAACCAAAAACAAGACGAACAATTGACAAGCTCGACAGATGGTACACTCTCTGGATCACTGATATCTTCCGCTGTCAGTGATAGCACAATGTCATCGAGCAGCTCGATGACAGAGGAGGCACAGCAAGATCAG AGAACCATACAATCACAGTTCGATAACATTACAGAAAATTTCAACAGTGGAATTGACGATGAACAAAAATTATTAGAACAACGACTTTTGGAACAGCAACGCCAGTCGGAAGAAGATAGTCGTTGGTTGGCAAGGGAAGAG AAACGTCTGTCCATTGCGACAAGTGGAGACGAAAGCGCGAGTCCACCAATTCCCCGTTCAGTTACACAATCACCAAATCATGAACAACATAGTGCTAATACCGGTTCTATAGGTTCCGATAAAAGTACCGAAAAAGTAATTGTGGTGAAG aaaatggaACCAACACCAACTGCCGATCTAGATAGAACGAACGATAAAGTATATGATTGTACCACCAGTGTAGTTCGTGCTGTGATGTCTTTATCTCAAG GTGTCCAACAAAGCAAAGCTGACCAATATTTGGAATTAGTACGTAAAGTGGGTATCGAATTAAAGGCCTTACTTTCATCTGTAGATGTTCTGATGGACATATTACCTACATCTGCTCATCGAGAAGTAGAAATGGCGCATAAAGTTCTTAGTAAGGATATGGCAGAACTTGTAAATGCCATGAAACAAGCTCAGAAATACAGTGCTACTACTTTGGATGCAGAATACCGAAA AGGAATGCTATCAGCAGCACATATTTTAGCAATGGACGCAAAAAATCTTTTAGATGTAATCGATTCGATACGCATTCGATATCCATACGTAGAAGGTCAAATTTGCCAAAAGCAAAATCATATTAGTACTTCACAAGAATCAATGCCAGAAAGTCGTATTCGTTCCAGTCAATCTGGAGAACATTTCCTAAGGAGAAGTCAGTCGAGTGAACGTCAAGGTACAACATTCAGACAGAGTCAAAGCGGTGATCTTCTACATAGAATGGGGCAATCCGTTGATCGTTCGTTGCAG GGTAGCCAAACTGATGTTAGCAGTAGTTCTAGTTTAGAAAGAAGGCATCATATCGTCACTAATAGTCTCGAACGTAATTCAACAACAAGACGACAAATGACCACAAATAgcttagaaagaaaaagaccaTCGTTATCTTGTAATATCAGCCCTATGAATAATTCGGTTAATCTGCCACCAATGGTACCAGTTACCTGTAATTTAGTCCAAACAGTTGGACCTGTCATTCATCCAAGTCAAACAGTAACAACAGGTATTAATCAACAGTCAGTGTTTGCACCTAATAATAAAACGACAAATGAAAGTGCAACAACTGATAGCTAA